In a genomic window of Coprococcus eutactus:
- the ftsE gene encoding cell division ATP-binding protein FtsE translates to MIELENVSMTYPGGIEALKNVNINIEKGEFVFIVGSSGSGKTTLFKLLLKELDPTAGNITVAGYDYSKIKNKDIPKVRRRIGVVFQNFRLLKDRTIYENVAFAQRVIQTPVRYIRRRVPAMLTLVGLADKYKSYPKELSGGEQQRVAMARALVNNPDIILADEPTGNLDPKNSLDIMNLLEDINKRGTTVVVVTHNKDIVNEMKKRVITLKKGVIISDEKEGGYIDED, encoded by the coding sequence ATGATAGAATTGGAGAACGTGAGCATGACATACCCTGGTGGTATAGAGGCTCTCAAGAATGTGAATATAAACATAGAAAAAGGCGAGTTCGTATTCATAGTTGGAAGCAGCGGATCAGGAAAGACAACACTGTTCAAGCTGTTGCTCAAGGAACTCGATCCTACAGCCGGAAATATAACGGTTGCCGGTTATGACTACAGCAAGATAAAGAACAAGGATATACCGAAGGTCAGAAGAAGGATAGGAGTGGTGTTCCAGAACTTCAGACTGCTTAAGGACAGGACCATATACGAGAACGTGGCATTTGCACAGAGAGTTATCCAGACTCCGGTTAGATATATAAGAAGACGAGTGCCGGCGATGCTTACACTGGTGGGACTTGCAGACAAATACAAGTCATATCCGAAGGAGCTTTCAGGTGGTGAGCAGCAGAGAGTAGCCATGGCGAGAGCGCTGGTAAACAATCCGGATATCATCCTTGCGGATGAGCCGACCGGAAACCTTGATCCGAAGAATTCGCTTGATATCATGAATCTCCTTGAGGATATCAACAAGAGGGGAACCACAGTTGTGGTTGTAACTCACAACAAGGATATCGTCAATGAGATGAAGAAGAGAGTTATCACGCTTAAGAAGGGCGTGATCATCAGCGATGAGAAGGAAGGAGGATATATAGATGAAGATTAG
- a CDS encoding helix-turn-helix domain-containing protein has translation MGEKFTSRVGYLIRNFRIASDMTQKELADKCGLNESTIRNYELGNRYPDEATLLNIANNLGVSFYALSDPDVANIFSALHVLFDIEWAYGLRPTIKDGEVCFKFEERLPSSGPRPHEDLDNFQKMVEYWARLRDKLEDGEISETEYYLKEVKYPMNPTDPNKEYTVSLNLDDDDQLLVQNMNEDDDAEETAELLKDLFPDFSYVKRKRKPKKD, from the coding sequence ATGGGCGAGAAATTCACCAGCCGGGTAGGCTATTTGATTCGAAATTTCAGAATTGCATCTGACATGACGCAAAAGGAATTAGCAGATAAATGTGGATTAAACGAATCCACTATCCGAAACTATGAACTTGGAAACAGATATCCGGATGAAGCAACTTTATTAAATATTGCAAACAATCTCGGAGTCAGCTTTTATGCATTATCTGACCCTGATGTTGCAAACATATTCAGTGCACTTCATGTACTGTTTGACATCGAATGGGCATATGGTTTACGCCCCACTATAAAAGATGGGGAAGTATGCTTTAAATTTGAAGAACGGCTTCCAAGTTCCGGTCCCCGTCCACATGAAGACCTTGATAACTTTCAAAAGATGGTTGAGTATTGGGCACGTTTACGAGATAAACTTGAAGATGGTGAAATATCAGAAACAGAGTATTACCTCAAAGAGGTGAAGTACCCAATGAACCCAACAGACCCGAATAAAGAGTATACTGTTTCGTTGAATCTTGATGATGACGACCAACTACTGGTTCAAAACATGAATGAGGATGACGATGCAGAAGAAACTGCCGAATTGTTAAAAGACCTGTTCCCGGATTTCTCTTATGTGAAGAGGAAAAGGAAACCAAAGAAGGATTAA
- a CDS encoding plasmid mobilization protein: protein MSEKNRDDKNRWRNVTIAFRMSPEENEELNNRVKLSGFRTKQDYIIQSVLHQKVVATGNPLMLVQFRQNLQRIERELERIEKASDMDGELLTPIRSMLEILEDFKEQPKTLADMKQLTVQNEE, encoded by the coding sequence ATGTCAGAAAAGAATAGAGACGATAAAAACAGATGGCGGAATGTGACAATAGCATTCCGTATGTCACCGGAGGAAAACGAGGAGCTGAATAACAGAGTGAAGCTCAGCGGATTTCGTACCAAGCAGGATTATATAATCCAGAGTGTTCTTCATCAAAAGGTGGTTGCCACAGGTAACCCGTTGATGCTGGTGCAGTTCCGGCAGAACCTGCAAAGGATTGAGCGCGAGCTTGAGAGGATAGAAAAGGCATCGGATATGGATGGGGAGTTACTTACTCCCATCCGTTCCATGCTGGAAATATTGGAAGACTTCAAGGAACAACCGAAAACATTGGCAGATATGAAGCAACTTACAGTACAAAATGAGGAATAA
- a CDS encoding murein hydrolase activator EnvC family protein: protein MKKKYDNCRKIKRSTLLVLGCLAMGGAMLLQTGDSTVNAMTKEEAEQQKEEAKENEKSAKDILNAMEEQQNELVQEVADLDAQATAVQTEITKKQDEADEIEAGIKDTKKHLKEAQEAQDKQYEAMKQRIQYLYEEGDEEIVDAFITSVSFTDLLNKSEYIDQISDYDQKQLAKLIKSKDDIAQYEKDLEADLRQVESIKTDLENDNDQLQALIDKKQQDINKYSDDIDAQKSLMAKFTAQREEAERRIAEIARQEMIRARANGGGVYTPDGKVYDTSKYAGKFMWPVSTGGVITDEFGYRDAPTAGASTYHQGLDIGCDYGTDIVAAEAGTVVMACYNGGGGNMVMISHGDGICTVYMHNSQLCVNVGEKVVKGQVIAKAGSTGVSTGPHCHFGVSIDGTYVNPHDFLGQ, encoded by the coding sequence ATGAAGAAGAAATATGATAATTGTCGCAAAATAAAAAGATCGACATTGTTAGTGTTGGGCTGTCTGGCAATGGGGGGCGCGATGCTGCTTCAGACAGGTGACAGCACTGTCAATGCGATGACCAAGGAAGAGGCTGAACAGCAGAAAGAGGAAGCCAAGGAGAATGAGAAGAGTGCCAAGGATATACTGAACGCCATGGAGGAACAGCAGAATGAGCTTGTTCAGGAGGTGGCTGATCTTGATGCTCAGGCGACAGCTGTACAGACGGAGATTACAAAGAAACAGGATGAGGCGGATGAGATTGAGGCGGGCATAAAAGATACCAAGAAACATTTGAAAGAAGCCCAGGAAGCCCAGGATAAGCAGTATGAGGCTATGAAACAAAGGATACAGTACCTTTATGAGGAAGGTGATGAAGAAATTGTGGATGCCTTTATAACATCTGTATCATTTACAGATCTTCTAAACAAGTCGGAGTACATTGATCAGATATCGGACTATGATCAGAAGCAGCTGGCAAAATTGATAAAGAGTAAGGATGATATTGCGCAGTATGAGAAAGATCTGGAGGCGGATCTCAGACAGGTTGAGTCTATCAAGACTGACTTGGAAAATGATAACGACCAGCTTCAGGCGTTGATAGATAAAAAACAGCAGGATATAAATAAATATTCTGATGATATTGATGCCCAGAAATCTCTCATGGCGAAATTTACCGCACAGAGGGAGGAAGCTGAGAGACGTATAGCTGAGATAGCAAGGCAGGAGATGATTCGTGCCAGGGCAAATGGCGGTGGAGTCTACACTCCGGATGGAAAAGTTTATGACACATCAAAGTATGCGGGCAAATTTATGTGGCCGGTATCGACAGGTGGAGTTATAACAGATGAGTTCGGTTACAGAGATGCGCCGACAGCTGGAGCGAGTACATATCATCAGGGACTTGATATCGGATGCGATTACGGAACAGATATAGTTGCAGCTGAAGCAGGAACTGTTGTCATGGCGTGCTACAACGGTGGCGGTGGAAATATGGTCATGATAAGTCACGGTGATGGAATATGTACTGTGTATATGCACAATTCACAGTTGTGTGTTAATGTGGGAGAGAAAGTCGTTAAAGGACAGGTCATAGCAAAGGCGGGAAGCACGGGAGTTTCAACCGGTCCGCATTGCCATTTTGGTGTATCCATAGATGGCACGTATGTAAACCCACATGATTTTCTAGGCCAGTGA
- a CDS encoding site-specific integrase — MAVIKNNKTGMWEVRTYYKDLTGARKQKTKRGFAKKSEALEWERNFKLKEDQSISMSFKSFVDIYLTDLEPRIKRNTFLTKKHIIETKILPYFEKRKLDDIRTSDVIQWQNEIMKLKKDNGELFSPTYLKTIHNQLSAILNHAVNMYGLKDNVARKAGTMGKEENKEMEFWTQDVFQAFLECVADKPISYYAFEMLYWTGIREGELLALTPADFNFEKKTLRINKSYQRLEGKDVITHPKTPKSNRTIVMPDFLAVEMEDFISSLYGIKDDDRIFTISKSYLHHEMDRGAKLAGVKRIRIHGLRHSHISLLINLGFSALAIGETVGHEAVDITYHYAHLFPTAQTDMAAQLETEREALVNVRKE; from the coding sequence ATGGCGGTTATCAAGAATAATAAGACTGGAATGTGGGAGGTGAGAACCTATTATAAGGATTTGACCGGAGCAAGGAAACAGAAAACCAAGAGGGGCTTTGCAAAGAAGAGCGAAGCCCTTGAATGGGAGCGGAATTTCAAACTGAAAGAGGATCAGAGTATCAGTATGAGCTTCAAAAGTTTTGTGGATATTTATCTGACGGATTTAGAGCCAAGAATAAAACGCAATACTTTTCTGACAAAGAAGCACATTATTGAGACAAAGATTCTGCCTTATTTCGAAAAACGAAAACTGGATGATATTCGGACATCTGATGTCATCCAGTGGCAAAATGAGATTATGAAGCTGAAGAAGGATAATGGGGAGTTATTCTCACCTACTTATCTGAAAACCATTCATAATCAGCTCAGCGCCATATTAAATCATGCGGTAAATATGTATGGTCTGAAAGATAATGTGGCACGAAAAGCCGGAACTATGGGCAAGGAAGAAAATAAGGAAATGGAGTTCTGGACACAAGATGTATTTCAGGCATTTTTAGAGTGCGTGGCAGATAAACCTATTTCCTATTATGCATTTGAAATGCTTTATTGGACAGGGATTCGAGAAGGTGAGCTGCTTGCCCTGACGCCGGCAGATTTCAATTTTGAAAAGAAAACACTCCGGATTAACAAGTCATATCAGAGACTGGAAGGCAAAGATGTGATTACACACCCCAAAACACCAAAGAGTAACAGAACAATTGTTATGCCGGATTTTCTTGCTGTAGAGATGGAGGATTTTATAAGCAGCCTTTATGGAATAAAGGATGATGACCGAATTTTCACTATTTCAAAAAGTTATCTGCATCACGAGATGGATAGAGGTGCAAAGCTTGCAGGAGTAAAGAGAATACGGATTCATGGATTACGACACTCGCACATTTCATTGCTAATCAATTTAGGATTTTCTGCACTGGCAATAGGCGAAACAGTCGGACATGAGGCAGTAGATATCACATATCATTATGCACATTTATTTCCAACGGCGCAGACGGATATGGCAGCACAACTGGAAACGGAAAGGGAGGCGTTAGTCAATGTCAGAAAAGAATAG
- a CDS encoding PucR family transcriptional regulator yields the protein MISNQILQDTIDGLKSITRTDLCVLDTEGKVLASTLKDIDDCEDSVRAFVDSPAESQVVRGYQFFKVFDDNQLEHILMAKGETDDTYMVGKIAAFQIQNLLVAYKERFDKDNFIKNLLLDNLLLVDIYNRAKKLHIDTDVRRIVFIIETKNEKDTNALETVRNIFSAKTKDFITAVDEKNIILVKEVKSNETYEDMNKIAQVIVDMLNTEAMSSVHVSYGTIVNEIKEVSRSYKEAKMALDVGKIFYENTDIIAYGNLGIGRLIYQLPLPLCKMFIREIFDGKSPDEFDEETLTTINKFFENSLNVSETSRQLYIHRNTLVYRLDKLQKSTGLDLRVFEDAITFKIALMVVKYMKYMEKLDY from the coding sequence ATGATATCAAACCAGATTCTTCAAGATACAATAGATGGATTAAAGAGCATAACAAGAACTGATCTGTGCGTACTTGACACAGAGGGCAAGGTGCTTGCGTCAACTCTTAAGGATATAGATGACTGCGAGGATTCAGTTCGTGCATTTGTGGATTCGCCTGCAGAGAGCCAGGTGGTAAGAGGATACCAGTTCTTCAAGGTGTTTGACGACAATCAGTTGGAACACATTCTTATGGCAAAGGGTGAGACTGATGACACATACATGGTAGGCAAGATCGCAGCATTCCAGATTCAGAATCTTCTTGTTGCCTACAAGGAGAGATTTGACAAGGATAACTTTATCAAGAATCTTCTTCTTGACAATCTCCTTCTGGTTGATATCTACAACAGAGCTAAGAAACTTCACATTGACACAGATGTGAGAAGAATCGTATTTATCATCGAGACAAAGAATGAGAAGGATACGAATGCACTTGAGACAGTTCGTAATATTTTTTCAGCAAAGACAAAGGATTTCATCACAGCAGTTGACGAGAAGAATATAATCCTTGTCAAGGAAGTGAAGTCCAATGAGACTTATGAGGATATGAATAAGATCGCTCAGGTTATCGTAGATATGCTGAACACAGAGGCCATGTCATCAGTTCATGTATCATACGGTACTATAGTTAATGAGATCAAGGAAGTATCACGTTCTTACAAGGAGGCCAAGATGGCACTTGATGTAGGAAAGATATTCTACGAGAACACAGATATCATCGCATACGGCAATCTTGGAATAGGAAGACTTATATACCAGCTTCCGCTTCCACTCTGCAAGATGTTCATCAGAGAGATATTTGACGGCAAGAGCCCTGACGAGTTTGATGAGGAGACACTTACAACTATCAACAAGTTCTTTGAGAACAGTCTGAACGTGTCAGAGACTTCAAGACAGCTGTATATCCACAGAAATACACTTGTATATAGACTAGATAAGCTTCAGAAGAGCACAGGTCTTGACCTCAGAGTATTTGAGGATGCGATCACATTCAAGATTGCTCTCATGGTAGTAAAGTATATGAAGTACATGGAAAAGCTTGACTATTAA
- a CDS encoding barstar family protein: MLNIDVKGILTNTGRTSPIFPGIRPTTIIKDDYWTSCVLIFDNPISLDESIQASITFVSPKYYVNSLWLNKCLDIYEGPRVIGTFTVTEITNPILDANAEKWIFIDGRDIHTLNDFFDQIEQKLIYKTDFKIGRNLNAFNDLLWGGFGIHEYEETLHIVWIYAEKSKQALGDKYFNKIVSIIENHESKNKYLELYDEHAL, translated from the coding sequence ATGCTTAATATAGATGTAAAAGGAATATTAACAAATACCGGCAGAACATCTCCTATTTTCCCTGGTATTCGTCCTACTACAATAATTAAAGATGACTATTGGACAAGTTGTGTCCTTATTTTTGATAATCCAATTTCATTGGACGAATCTATACAAGCTTCCATCACTTTTGTTTCTCCAAAGTATTATGTAAATTCATTATGGCTCAACAAGTGTTTGGATATATATGAAGGACCAAGAGTAATAGGCACTTTCACAGTAACTGAAATAACAAATCCTATCCTTGATGCCAATGCTGAAAAGTGGATATTCATTGATGGACGTGATATCCATACACTTAACGACTTTTTTGACCAAATTGAACAGAAATTGATATATAAAACTGATTTCAAGATAGGTCGTAATCTAAATGCTTTTAATGACTTGCTTTGGGGTGGATTTGGTATTCACGAATACGAAGAAACTCTTCATATTGTTTGGATTTATGCCGAAAAGAGCAAACAAGCATTAGGTGATAAATATTTCAATAAAATAGTATCGATTATAGAGAACCACGAAAGCAAAAACAAATATTTAGAACTATATGATGAGCATGCTCTTTAA
- a CDS encoding WapI family immunity protein, with amino-acid sequence MECCTINLFCLNGYNGEKISFELNEVIGFPNNTSIEGGYDIICTLIIDSGCYHIEHDRLYSATGALYRFSKELHTCYSNLFGSAEYHLLYESDLTFKVEMTSGGHAIVTGAFQERPDKHNILQFEFDTDQSCLLSVIQDIEGLKLKYGDMEGLCNK; translated from the coding sequence ATGGAGTGTTGCACTATTAACTTATTTTGTTTAAACGGATATAACGGAGAAAAAATTAGTTTTGAACTCAATGAAGTTATTGGATTTCCTAATAACACAAGCATTGAAGGTGGCTATGATATTATTTGTACATTAATTATCGACTCTGGATGTTATCACATTGAACATGACCGATTATACTCCGCCACAGGTGCTCTTTATCGTTTTTCTAAGGAACTGCACACTTGTTATTCTAACCTTTTTGGTTCTGCGGAATACCATTTATTGTACGAAAGTGACCTGACCTTTAAAGTTGAAATGACAAGTGGTGGACACGCCATTGTAACCGGAGCCTTCCAAGAACGTCCAGACAAACACAATATACTGCAATTTGAATTTGATACTGATCAATCTTGCTTGTTGAGTGTTATTCAAGATATTGAAGGTTTAAAATTGAAATATGGCGATATGGAAGGATTGTGCAACAAATAG
- the ftsX gene encoding permease-like cell division protein FtsX translates to MKISTFFYILRQGFANIRRNILFSLASIGTIISCLFLFGIIYAVVVNFQSGMQELESTVTISVFFDEDTSDETIQLIGEQIRTLDYVNTMDFVSADQAWDNFVKQNYDNPQAAKDAFGDDNPLKNAASYEVTLKDVSKQPEFVAFAQGLSGVRKVKSSDVTADSITTLSSLVGYASIGIVVILMLVSIFLISNTITIGITVRKEEIGIMKLIGATNVFVRAPFIIEGVIIGAVGSAIPLVLLYYMYDKILTYVAGRFQVVTTLFAFVSQKELFSTMVPVGLVLGIGVGLVGSILTTRKHLRV, encoded by the coding sequence ATGAAGATTAGTACATTTTTCTATATCCTCAGACAGGGATTTGCGAATATAAGAAGAAATATATTGTTCTCACTGGCATCGATAGGAACGATCATATCGTGCCTCTTCCTGTTTGGAATCATCTATGCGGTGGTTGTGAACTTCCAGTCGGGAATGCAGGAGCTTGAGAGCACGGTTACAATATCGGTATTCTTTGATGAGGATACCTCAGATGAGACGATACAGCTGATAGGTGAACAGATAAGAACACTTGATTATGTAAATACGATGGATTTTGTATCGGCAGATCAGGCGTGGGATAACTTCGTTAAGCAGAACTATGACAATCCACAGGCTGCAAAGGATGCATTTGGAGATGATAATCCGCTTAAGAATGCAGCGTCATACGAGGTGACGCTCAAGGATGTGTCAAAGCAGCCAGAGTTCGTTGCATTCGCACAGGGACTTTCAGGAGTTCGCAAGGTCAAGAGTTCGGATGTGACGGCTGACAGCATAACGACACTTTCGTCACTGGTAGGATATGCATCCATCGGAATAGTAGTCATACTGATGCTGGTGTCCATCTTCCTTATAAGCAATACCATCACGATAGGAATCACGGTGCGCAAGGAAGAGATCGGGATCATGAAGCTCATAGGAGCGACAAATGTGTTCGTAAGGGCGCCGTTCATCATAGAGGGTGTCATAATAGGAGCTGTGGGATCGGCGATACCGTTGGTTCTTCTGTATTATATGTATGACAAGATACTGACATATGTGGCAGGAAGATTCCAGGTTGTAACGACACTGTTTGCATTTGTGAGCCAGAAGGAGCTGTTCAGCACGATGGTTCCGGTCGGACTTGTACTCGGTATAGGAGTCGGACTTGTGGGAAGTATTCTGACGACAAGGAAGCATTTGAGAGTCTGA
- a CDS encoding TnpV protein yields the protein MSEETLFEKLGVKYIEKEGIFYPLITLGEAENSTDVGKYGRMWMDYIQKEYPQRYRSLVRFGELHDKATEVNEVAYELLEDIENEWLREHKPKHSNSFVEIYQLRTQARMIAEEVVLHDLVNCFH from the coding sequence ATGAGCGAAGAAACATTATTTGAAAAATTAGGTGTGAAATACATAGAAAAAGAGGGCATTTTTTATCCGTTGATTACATTAGGTGAAGCGGAGAACAGTACAGATGTCGGGAAATATGGTCGCATGTGGATGGATTACATACAGAAGGAATATCCGCAGCGATACAGAAGTCTGGTACGATTTGGAGAATTACATGACAAAGCAACCGAGGTAAATGAAGTAGCTTATGAATTGCTGGAGGATATTGAAAATGAGTGGTTGCGTGAACATAAACCAAAGCATTCGAATTCTTTTGTGGAAATATATCAGCTACGAACTCAGGCAAGAATGATAGCAGAGGAGGTAGTTCTGCATGATTTGGTGAATTGTTTTCATTAG
- a CDS encoding S41 family peptidase, whose product MRKTIKKAVVTVVLASTVIGLTGCGSSGVFSSSLNGGKSSSKVTYDGNLIDADVLSKTSKIETIIDNYYYNDVDDDAVKEGIYKGIMESLDDPYAEYYTKEEYAKLQEDDSGEYAGIGVTVSKDEDTGYVRAVNILEGAPAEKVDIQPNDVIVKIDDYDILTDDDLDYLVSLIRGEAGTDVTLKLYRESDKSYHDVTITREIVEYSTVSSFMIDDKIGYVRITQFIDNTDELFEKAVEKLKKEGMQALMIDVRSDPGGMLTSVVSICDYLLPEGTIVSIKDKNGKVEEEYKSTDEQSLDMPMVVLTNEYSASASEILTSALKEFKVATVVGTNTYGKGIVQSVIPLGDGTAIKLTTQKYFTHDGNDIHKKGVAPDIEVELPDDYTYKDFQGKNDSQYQKGIEVLKGKLGK is encoded by the coding sequence ATGAGAAAGACGATCAAAAAGGCGGTAGTGACGGTCGTACTTGCAAGTACGGTGATAGGACTTACGGGTTGCGGTTCATCCGGTGTATTCAGCAGTTCACTGAATGGTGGGAAAAGTTCCAGTAAGGTCACATATGATGGTAACCTGATAGATGCGGATGTCCTGAGTAAGACATCAAAGATCGAGACTATCATAGATAATTATTATTACAATGATGTCGACGATGATGCGGTCAAGGAGGGTATATACAAGGGAATTATGGAATCTTTGGATGATCCATATGCTGAGTATTACACCAAAGAGGAGTATGCCAAACTGCAGGAGGATGACTCGGGAGAGTATGCAGGAATAGGTGTCACAGTCAGCAAGGATGAGGATACCGGATATGTGAGAGCTGTCAATATTCTGGAGGGAGCACCTGCAGAAAAAGTTGACATACAACCAAATGATGTTATCGTCAAGATCGATGATTACGATATATTGACGGATGACGATCTGGATTATCTCGTGTCACTCATAAGAGGCGAGGCCGGTACAGATGTCACACTCAAACTGTATAGAGAGAGCGACAAATCATACCATGATGTGACAATCACAAGAGAGATTGTGGAATACAGCACAGTTTCCTCATTTATGATAGATGACAAAATAGGATATGTGAGGATCACACAGTTTATAGACAACACTGATGAGTTGTTCGAGAAAGCAGTGGAGAAACTCAAAAAAGAGGGTATGCAGGCATTGATGATAGATGTCAGAAGTGATCCGGGCGGAATGCTTACATCGGTTGTCAGCATTTGTGATTACCTTCTGCCGGAGGGAACTATAGTTTCCATTAAGGATAAAAACGGCAAGGTTGAAGAGGAATACAAGTCTACAGATGAGCAGTCACTGGATATGCCTATGGTTGTCCTGACAAATGAATACAGTGCCAGTGCATCAGAGATACTGACGTCAGCACTGAAGGAATTCAAGGTGGCTACAGTTGTCGGAACAAACACCTACGGCAAGGGAATTGTTCAGAGCGTTATACCTCTTGGTGATGGTACTGCCATTAAGCTTACCACACAGAAATATTTTACCCACGATGGAAATGACATTCATAAGAAGGGCGTTGCTCCTGATATCGAGGTCGAACTGCCGGATGATTACACTTACAAGGATTTCCAGGGCAAGAATGACAGCCAGTACCAGAAGGGTATTGAAGTGCTTAAGGGAAAGCTTGGTAAGTAG
- the guaA gene encoding glutamine-hydrolyzing GMP synthase, which produces MDKELIIVLDFGGQYNQLIARRVRECNVYAEVHPYTLPLEKIKEMNPKGIIFTGGPNSVYKDESPSCSKEIFELGIPILGICYGSQLMAHLLGGKVSTAPVSEYGRTEVEVDKTSKLFADVNDKTICWMSHTDYIAEVPEGFKKTAYTPVCPVAAMENAEKKLYATQFHPEVMHTEEGMKMLRAFVMDVCQCAGDWKMDSFVKDTIESLRAKIGDGKVLCALSGGVDSSVAAVLLSKAIGKQLTCVFVDHGLLRKNEGDEVEAVFGPDGPYDLNFIRVNAQDRFYSKLAGVTEPEAKRKIIGEEFIRVFEEEAKKIGAVDFLVQGTIYPDVIESGLDKSAVIKSHHNVGGLPDYVDFKEIVEPLRLLFKDEVRKAGLELGIPEYLVFRQPFPGPGLGIRIIGEVTAEKVKIVQDADAIYREEIAKAGLDRSFGQYFAALTNMRSVGCMGDFRTYDYAVALRAVNTTDFMTADCSEIPFEVLQKVMNRIINEVKGVNRVMYDLTSKPPGTIEFE; this is translated from the coding sequence ATGGATAAGGAACTGATTATCGTATTGGACTTTGGCGGACAGTACAACCAGCTGATCGCCAGACGTGTAAGAGAGTGTAATGTATATGCCGAAGTACATCCGTACACATTGCCGCTGGAGAAGATCAAAGAGATGAACCCTAAGGGAATCATCTTTACCGGCGGACCAAACAGCGTATACAAAGACGAATCACCTAGCTGCAGCAAGGAGATATTTGAACTGGGTATTCCTATTCTCGGAATATGTTACGGTTCACAGCTCATGGCGCATCTGCTGGGCGGCAAGGTCAGCACGGCCCCTGTCAGCGAGTATGGAAGAACAGAGGTAGAGGTTGACAAGACATCAAAGCTGTTTGCAGATGTGAATGACAAGACCATCTGCTGGATGAGTCACACAGACTATATTGCAGAGGTACCAGAGGGCTTCAAGAAGACAGCTTACACTCCTGTATGCCCAGTGGCAGCTATGGAGAACGCTGAGAAGAAACTGTATGCGACTCAGTTCCACCCAGAGGTTATGCACACCGAGGAAGGTATGAAGATGCTTCGAGCATTTGTCATGGATGTATGCCAGTGTGCAGGCGACTGGAAGATGGATTCATTTGTAAAAGATACTATAGAGAGCCTGCGTGCCAAGATAGGCGATGGCAAGGTGCTGTGCGCCCTGTCAGGTGGTGTGGACTCATCAGTGGCTGCAGTTCTCCTGTCCAAAGCGATAGGCAAGCAGCTCACATGTGTGTTCGTAGACCACGGTCTTCTTCGTAAGAACGAGGGCGACGAGGTTGAGGCGGTATTTGGACCGGACGGTCCATACGACCTGAACTTCATCAGAGTGAATGCTCAGGACAGATTCTACAGCAAGCTTGCCGGAGTAACCGAGCCTGAGGCAAAGAGAAAGATAATAGGCGAGGAGTTCATCCGTGTATTCGAGGAGGAGGCCAAGAAGATTGGTGCCGTTGACTTCCTCGTACAGGGAACCATATATCCTGACGTCATCGAGTCAGGCCTTGACAAGTCGGCAGTCATCAAGTCCCACCACAATGTAGGCGGACTTCCTGACTATGTAGATTTCAAGGAGATCGTGGAGCCACTCCGTCTTCTCTTCAAGGACGAGGTCCGCAAGGCCGGCCTTGAGCTTGGAATCCCAGAGTATCTGGTATTCCGTCAGCCATTCCCAGGCCCAGGCCTTGGAATCAGAATCATCGGAGAGGTCACAGCCGAGAAGGTCAAGATCGTTCAGGATGCCGATGCCATCTACCGCGAGGAGATCGCAAAGGCAGGTCTCGACAGAAGCTTCGGTCAGTACTTCGCAGCCCTGACCAACATGCGTTCAGTTGGCTGTATGGGAGATTTCAGAACCTACGATTACGCCGTAGCACTCCGTGCTGTAAATACAACAGACTTCATGACAGCAGATTGTTCAGAGATACCATTTGAAGTTCTTCAGAAGGTAATGAACAGGATTATCAATGAGGTTAAGGGTGTTAATAGAGTAATGTATGATCTGACCAGTAAACCACCTGGAACGATTGAGTTTGAATAA